GGCGGCAATGCGGATTTGCATCTGCACGATGTCCACACCCGTGATCATTTCAGACACTGGGTGCTCCACCTGAACACGGGTATTCATCTCGATGAAAAAAAACTGCCCGTTTTCGTAGAGAAACTCGAAGGTACCCGCACCCCGGTAACCGATCTTGCGACACGCTTCCGCGCAGCGCTCGCCCATGCGCGCCTTTAGGCGGGGATTGATCAAGGGGGCAGGCGCCTCCTCGATGATTTTCTGGTGGCGGCGTTGCATGGAGCAATCGCGGTCGCCCAAATACACCGCGTTCTTGTATTCGTCGGCAAGCACCTGGATTTCCACGTGCCGCGGTTTTTCCAGGAATTTCTCCATGTAGACCATGGGATTTCCAAAGGCCGCCTTAGCCTCCGTCCGGGTCATGTTGACCGCGTTGAGTAGGGCCGCCTCCGTGTGCACCACGCGCATTCCCCGGCCGCCACCTCCGCCCGAAGCCTTTACGATGATCGGGTAGCCGACCCCCCGGGCGATCTTGATGATTTCCTCCGGCTTTTCCGGTAATGCGCCTTCGGATCCATGGACAACCGGAACCCCAGCCTTGATCATCGCTTGTTTCGCACTCACCTTATCGCCCATCAGCCGGATGGTTTCCGCCCGCGGGCCTATGAATACAAAACCGCTTTTCTCCACGCGCTCGGCAAAATCCGCGTTCTCTGAAAGGAACCCATAGCCAGGATGAATGGCTTCGGCGTCCGTGACCTCCGCCGCGCTGATGATGGCCGGTATATTCAGGTAACTCTGAGTGGGGGAGGGCGGGCCAATGCACACGGACTCGTCGGCCAGCTTGACGTACTTCGCCTCGGCATCGGCTTCCGAATGCACCACGACGGTTTTGATGCCCAATTCGCGGCACGCGCGCTGAACGCGCAAGGCGATCTCGCCCCGGTTGGCGATGAGGATTTTTCCAAACATGGCGGGTTTTCGCACCAGCGGCGGGGAACGTAAGGACACCATGACGATTAGTTAGCTTCTAACCGAGGAGAAATAACGGCTCTCCGTATTCGACCGGCTGCCCATTCTCGACGTAGACTTCCTTGACCACGCCGCCTTGGTCTGCCTCGATTTCATTGAGCAACTTCATCGCCTCGATGATGCAAAGAGTATCCCCAGGGCTGACTTTCGCCCCAATATCGACGAATGGCTTCGAGCCCGGCGAGGCCGAGCGGTAGAAGGTACCCACCATGGGCGACTTCACGATATGTCCCTCTGGGGGAGCAGCTGCGGCCGGTGCCGCCGGCGCATCGGAACCTGCAGGAGCCGGCTGGACAGCAGGCGCGGGATGGGTAGGTACTGGAGCCGCCGGTGGCGCGTACGCCACGACCGCGCCTTGGCGCGAGAGGCTAGCGATACGCACGCGCTCCTCACCCTCGGTAACTTCCAGCTCCGCGATGCCCGATCCCTGCACGAGATCGATCAGTTTCTTGAGTTTCCTAAGATCCATTTATTAGCCCCTTGAGTGGTGGGAAAGGGCGTAGTCCAAGGCCAGTTCGTAGCCTTTGGCCCCCAGGCCGCACACCATCCCCACAGCCAAATCCGTGAAATAGGAATGGTGGCGAAAGGGTTCGCGTGCAAATACGTTGGAAAGATGCACCTCGATAAAAGGCAGCTTGACCGCGGCTAGCGCATCTCGGAGGGCGACACTGGTATGGGTAAACGCTGCCGGATTGATGATGATGAATTGAGTTCCGTCTGTTTGTGCGAGGTGAATTCGCTCGATGAGCACCAATTCGGAGTTACTTTGCAGGAATTGCAGGGAGATTCCAGCTTCTTCCGCTAGCTCCATGAGGCGGATTCTGATGGATTCCAATGTCACCTGGCCATAGAGCCCAGGTTCGCGAGTACCAAGCAGGTTAAGGTTTGGGCCATTGAGGACGAGTACCTTGCTCAACTCCTTCGCCTGCCCCCCCCTTTTCCCCGCCCTTCCACCAGCCGCCTTGGAGAGTGTCATAAAGGCGAGTTTGCCGGAATATCGGCGAAGTTGTCCAGAGTTTCAATGATTTTTGACATCCCCCCCGATAAATTAGGCTACGGGTCAGAGTAGCGGCAGAAGCAGATTTTCAAGTTTCGCGTCGTTGACCCCCCCCAACTCCGCCTTCACGATGCGCCCTGACCTGTCGATGAACACCGTGAAAGGAAGGGCACCCACCTCATTGCCCGCGAGGCGCACCAGTTCCAGGCCGTCAAGCCCGGCGATCAAGAGCGGATAATTCACACCCAATTCAATGGAGAATGGCTTGACCCGCGCCAAGTCATCGAGCGCGATGCCGACCACTTGCACGCCTTTAGCACCAAATTTATGCTGAATTCTGACCAAAGCCGGAATCTCCTCACGGCAGGGCGCACACCAAGTGGCCCAGAAATTCACCACCACCACCTTCCCCTTCCAATCGGAGATTTTGGTCTGTTTACCGTTGAGATCGGGTAACTGGGAGGAAGTAACCGCAGCGGAAGAATCTTGCCCCGGCACTCTGACGGAAGCAGTTTCACCTCCTTGGCGCACGAAGTACCATGAGGCCAGCGCTATGGTGGCCACCACCACGATCAAAAGGGTCTGTCGCGTGATACCTCTCACGGGGCGGCTCATCGAGTGCGCGCTGGTTTCGGCGCCGTGCCGGGAATGGTTTCCACGTTCGCGAGCCACACCGTCGCTTCGCTGTCGCTTGGCGCGCGGTAGTCGCTGCGGGGCGAGAGGGATCCCCCGGAACCCACCTTGGGGCCATTGGGGATGGCGCTGCGCTTGTATTGCGAAAACTGGAAGAAGCGCAAAAGAAAGACGCGTAGCCACTTCTTGATACCGGCGATGTCGTACTCGTGCCGCAGCGCCAGGGGAATATCGGGCCATTGACCCACGGAACGGTCACGCCACGCGCTCCATGCCATGAAGGCCACCTTGCTCGGTAGGTAGCCAAATCTCAGCAGGTAGTAGAGGTGGAAATCCTGCAATTCATAGGGCCCCACCACCGCTTCGGTGCTCTGGGCAGGGTCTGCCTCGCTCTGGCCCGGCACCAGTTCGGGGCTGATGGTGGTATCGAGCACATCAGCTAGCACCGCGCTTACTTCGGTGCCCAATTGATTCGTGCGGACTGCGTAGCGAATGAGGAACTGAATGAGGGTCTTGGGTACGCTGGCGTTCAAATGATAGTGAGCCATATGATCGCCCACGCCGTAGGTGCACCACCCGAGCGCCAATTCCGAGAGATCGCTGGTCCCGATCACCGGGGCGTTGTGGGCGTTGGCCAGCCGAAACAAATGACTACTGCGCTCGCCTGCTTGCACATTCTCGAAAGTGACGTCGTACACCGGCTTTCCCTCGGCGAAGGGGTGGCCGATGTCCTTGAACATCTGCATGCAACTCGGGCGGATATCGGCCTCGCGGGCGGTACACCCCACGCTTTTCATAAGGCGCCGGGATTGATCCAGGGTGCGCTCGCTGGTGGCGAAGCCGGGCATGGTGTAGCCCAGGATATGGCCTCTCGGCAGCCCCATGACATCCATGGCCCGCGCGCAAACGATAAGCGCCTGCGTCGAATCCAATCCACCCGAAATGCCAATGACCACCTTGTCCGACTTCATCGAACGCAGGCGCTTGACCAATCCTTGCACCTGGATTTCATACACCTCATGACACCGGGCATCGCGGGTAGCCGGGTCCGAGGGCACATAAGGGAAGCGCTCGTAGGTGCGAGAGAGCGGCAGATTCGCCTCCCGTGGCATATCCAGCGGGACCGAGACCGTGCGAAACTCCTTCACCGTTTCCCGGTAGCGCGCCAAGGATTGCCCAAAGGTATTGGTCCGCATGCGATCCTGGGCAATGCGGTCCAGGTCGATATCGCCCGCCACCAGATGAGAGGCGTAGGAAAACCGCTCCGTTTCCGCTAGGCAGGAGCCATTCTCATAGATCATGCCGTGGCCGTCCCAAGCCAAGTCCGTCGTGGATTCCCCATAGCCCGCCGCGCAATACAGATAAGCACTCACGCAGCGCCCGGATTGGTTGGCCACCAATTGCCGCCGGTATTCGTCCTTTCCCACGGTGATGTTGGAGGCGGAAAGATTCACCAGCACCGTCGCTCCCGCCATCGCCGCGATAGATGACGGCGGAACGGGGGTCCACAGATCCTCGCAAATCTCCACGAAGAAGGTAAGGAGTGGCTGCCGCGGAACCTGAAACAACAACCGCGTACCGAAGGGAACTGCGCTCTGCCCGCACAGATCGATTTCCTTGCGAGGACAGTAATCGCCAGGCGTGAACTGGCGCAGCTCGTAGAACTCGCGGTAGTTGGGCAAATAGGTTTTGGGCACCACACCAAATAAGCGGCCTTCGCAAAACACAGCGGCGCAGTTGTATAACAAGCCGCCGATTTGCAAGGGCAAGCCCGCCACCCCAATCACCGGCAGATGCTTCGTGCCGCCGAGAAGCTTTGTGAGCGCATCGCGCGATGCATCCAGCAAAGCCTGCTGGTGAAACAAATCCTCGCAGGAATAGGCCGAGAGGCCCAATTCCGGAAACACACAGAGCATGGCCCGCTCGCCCGCGGCGCGCTCCATCAACGCCACCGTTTGGCCCACATTGAAGGGCGGATCGGCCACGCGGACCTCAGGAACCGCAACCGCGGCACGAATGAAATTGTGGTTGTATAAATTGAAGAAGGACACGTTGGAGGCTGTCGTCACTTATGGCCCATAGAGCGCAAACGTCTCTCCAGGGGATTTACAAGGGGATACCCCTTGTACGTTCCTGAGGGATAAACAAAGGGGTGCTCCCCTTGTTCGTAACATGTATTTTCGCGGCATACCACCCTTCCTTCTTCGTTTCGGTCGGCTTGGTCACTGAGCTAGGTCAATACTATAGAGAACTTACCAGGTGTCCGCCATCCACCGCTATTACGGAGCCGGTCATGAATTCCGAAGCGTCCGAGGCTAGGAGAAGTAGCGGCCCGTCGAGATGTTCGGGTTTTCCCAACCGGCGTTGCGGTATTCGTCTGATTAGCGTTTGCCCAGCCTCGCTCTGGAAGAACTCCCGGTTAAGGTCCGTTTCGATGTAGCCAGGGGCCAAGGCATTCACGCGAATCTTGTAGCGCGCTAGCTCCAGGGCCATGGCCTTGGTCAGTTGGATCAATCCCGCCTTCGATGCCGCGTAGGGTGACACCGCCCCCGCCACGCGCAAACCGGTAATGGAGGCGAGGTTGATGATGCTCCCGCCTTTTCCGGAGGCCGCCATATGCTTCGCGGCGGCCTGGGCACACGCCAAGCGCCTGTGAGATTCACGTCCACCACGGCGCTCCAATCGGCCTCCTCCATTTGCAAGAAGGGCTTCGTGTTGGCCACACCGGCGTTATTCACGAGGATCTCCAGGCCACCCATCTCTTGCACCGCGTTCGCAAGCGTGGCCGTTACGCTCGCGCCATCGAGCACGTCCATGCCAAGGGCAAAGGCGCCGTGGCCCTGTTGCTTGAGTTCCATCGCGATGGACTGGCCCAACTCGATACGCCGGCCCGCCAACACCACTTTGACGCCATGCCCCGCCAGAGTCTTAGCGAAATGAAGCCCCAGCCCGCTGAAGGCCCCGGTGACCAACGCCGTCTTTCCCTTTAAATCAGGAAACATCGCTCTTCTGCAACGGCCCCGTATAAAAATTCGGCCAGCGCTTCAATACCATGGGGCTGCTGGCCGCATAGGTGTGGCAGGAATTAAGCAAGGGCGGGCGCCTGTTCGGATCTTCCGCGCGTTTAACGCGCGCTGGGTAGATGGTCTGGTAAGCGGTCGTTCCCATGGGACCGAGCATCTCCACCATGTGCGTGCAGCCCTTGACGCCTCCCAAAAGCTCGCGCGTCTTGAGTACCCATCCGGGTTTGATTGTAAGGCCCTTCAATACGCCAAAATCGACGGGGAGATGGGGGCACTGGTTATGCGGCCCGAAATCGGTAACCGCTTCGGCGTCGTGCACCAGGAGATCTGTATCGACGGTCAGGCGCACCCACATGTCGTGAAAATGCTCGCCGGGCTTGACGTTACCGCGCTCGGGCAGCACGACGTCAAAAGTCTTGGTGTCGGTCAGCTGGCCTTCGATATCCCAAAGGCCGTCCTCGCGTAGATAACCACGGCATTCGATGGTGCGGTGATGCATGAGTTTGCGGGGGGCGGCAGAGGAAAGTGGCATGGAGGTCTTCTTAGTACGAAAATTTGGATACGATGCGAGGCGGGCTTGCCCGCCCTACCTTACTACCTAGTTTGCGCGCCCTATAACGTCACGCAGCCGAAATGTCTGAATGATCCCCCAGCAAGCGCTTGCGATCGGCGGCTCTTTGAAGCGTGGCAAGTTGTTCCTTGGCCGGCATTTCCAACCAGTCCGCAATCTCCTTCAACGTACGCCGGCATCCGCGGCATAACCCGAGGGTCTCGTCCATTTCGCAAACTTGCACGCACGGCGAAGGCACGCGCGCGGGCGCTGCCTTCATGCGTGCGCGCGCTCCAGCGCGCGCTTGCGCTTGGCGAGCAACGCCCGGCCAGCACGTGAAGCCGTCTGGCGCTTGAGAACATCACAGATGTACTGCGCAGCGTCAAGCAAGCGGTCCATGCTGATACCGGTTTCGATGCCCATGCCATTCAGCATGTAAACGACGTCCTCGGTGGCGACGTTGCCCGTAGCACCTGGGGAGTAGGGGCATCCGCCCAGGCCCGCGATGGAGGCATCAAAGGTGGATACGCCCACTTCCATGGAGGCCAGGATGTTGGCGAGTGCTTGGCCGTAGGTGTCGTGAAAGTGGCCTCCCAATTGCGCCGGAGGAATGTCGCGCGCCAAGGTCTCCATCAGTAACTTGGTCTCGCCTGGCGTGCCCATTCCAGTGGTGTCGCCTAGCGACACCTCGTAACACCCCATGTCCATGAGCCGCTTGGCGATGTCCGCCACTACCTTTGGGTTGACCGACCCTTCAAACGGACATTCCAGCACGACCGAGATGTAACCGCGCACCTTCATGCCCGAGGCCAGTGCCGTTTTGCACACGGGCGCGAAGCGCTCCATGGATTCCTCGATGCTGCAATTGGTGTTGCGCTGGGAGAAAGATTCCGTTGCAGCGGCGAAACCCGCGATCTCATCCACCCCTGCGGCAAGCGCGCTTTCCAGTCCTTTCATATTGGGTACCAGCACGGGGTAGCTCACGCCAGGCTTACGGCGAATGGTACGCATCACCTCCGAGTGGTCCGCCATCTGCGGTACCCACTTGGGCGACACGAAACTGGTCGCTTCCACCGAAGGCAGGCCGGCGTTGGCGAGGCGGTGGATGAGTTCCACCTTGGCTTCCGTCGGTACGACACCGGGTTCGTTTTGCAATCCATCGCGCGGACCAACGTCCACCAACCGCACTTTCTTGGGTAGATCCATGCTTAACTTCCTTCCGCAGTTTCGATGGAAAGAAGCTGCGCGCCTTCTTTCACTTGGTCGCCGGCCACGTAGAAAATTTCCTTCACCACGCCTTGCGCAGGCGCACTGATGGTGTGTTCCATTTTCATGGCCTCCAAGATGAGCAGGGCTTGGGCTTTGGTCACGCTCTGGCCCGGCTTGACCAGCACTTGGATGATATTGCCAGACATCGGCGCGGCCAGCGAGCCGCCGGCATCCTCGGCCTGCACCGCCTGGGCGGCCTTGAGTTCCAGTCGGCAACTGGTGCCGAAGGCAAACACGGTGATCTCATTCGCGCGCCTGACCACCGTGGCTTGCACCCGCGCCCCGGCAATATCCGCCATCAAGGCATCGTCCCCGGCGAACTCTCCTTTTGCCTCCACCTTGGAGCGCGGCAAGTCCAGCCGATAGCCGCCCTTGCGGTAATGGGCCACCACGCTGCCCACTCCGGTAAATTCGAAGCGATGGTGATTGTCTTGGTTGAGCCGCCAACCATCCGTGGCATTCCACGGCGAATGGGGATCGTTGGAGCGCGCCGCCAATTCTTGCGCTTCGCGCTCGTTGCGCAGTAGCTCCGCCAATACCGCCAAGGCCAAAAATCGGTCGGCGGGTTGCGCGGCCTGGGGAATGAGTTCCGTGCGGTGCCGCTCGATCAAGCCCGTATCTAGACTTTCCAGCTCCGTATGCGCTTGCGCGAAAGCGGGATGGGCAACGATGGCCGCCAGTAAATCGATGTTGGTGGTCACGCCCACCACTTGATACTCCGCCAGCGCCACGTGCATGCGGCGCAGCGCGGCGCCACGGTCACGGTCCCATACGATGAG
Above is a genomic segment from Betaproteobacteria bacterium containing:
- the accC gene encoding acetyl-CoA carboxylase biotin carboxylase subunit, which translates into the protein MFGKILIANRGEIALRVQRACRELGIKTVVVHSEADAEAKYVKLADESVCIGPPSPTQSYLNIPAIISAAEVTDAEAIHPGYGFLSENADFAERVEKSGFVFIGPRAETIRLMGDKVSAKQAMIKAGVPVVHGSEGALPEKPEEIIKIARGVGYPIIVKASGGGGGRGMRVVHTEAALLNAVNMTRTEAKAAFGNPMVYMEKFLEKPRHVEIQVLADEYKNAVYLGDRDCSMQRRHQKIIEEAPAPLINPRLKARMGERCAEACRKIGYRGAGTFEFLYENGQFFFIEMNTRVQVEHPVSEMITGVDIVQMQIRIAAGEKMVLRQKDIVFKGHALECRINAEHPYKFTPSPGRITSFHVPGGLGVRVDSHAYTNYFVPPYYDSLIGKVITWGDTRDQAIAKMRIALSEMIVEGIDTNLPLHQELMLDSAFVRGGTSIHYLEEKLAKQVRGD
- a CDS encoding acetyl-CoA carboxylase biotin carboxyl carrier protein gives rise to the protein MDLRKLKKLIDLVQGSGIAELEVTEGEERVRIASLSRQGAVVAYAPPAAPVPTHPAPAVQPAPAGSDAPAAPAAAAPPEGHIVKSPMVGTFYRSASPGSKPFVDIGAKVSPGDTLCIIEAMKLLNEIEADQGGVVKEVYVENGQPVEYGEPLFLLG
- the aroQ gene encoding type II 3-dehydroquinate dehydratase, whose protein sequence is MTLSKAAGGRAGKRGGQAKELSKVLVLNGPNLNLLGTREPGLYGQVTLESIRIRLMELAEEAGISLQFLQSNSELVLIERIHLAQTDGTQFIIINPAAFTHTSVALRDALAAVKLPFIEVHLSNVFAREPFRHHSYFTDLAVGMVCGLGAKGYELALDYALSHHSRG
- a CDS encoding TlpA family protein disulfide reductase — protein: MSRPVRGITRQTLLIVVVATIALASWYFVRQGGETASVRVPGQDSSAAVTSSQLPDLNGKQTKISDWKGKVVVVNFWATWCAPCREEIPALVRIQHKFGAKGVQVVGIALDDLARVKPFSIELGVNYPLLIAGLDGLELVRLAGNEVGALPFTVFIDRSGRIVKAELGGVNDAKLENLLLPLL
- a CDS encoding NAD(+) synthase; translation: MSFFNLYNHNFIRAAVAVPEVRVADPPFNVGQTVALMERAAGERAMLCVFPELGLSAYSCEDLFHQQALLDASRDALTKLLGGTKHLPVIGVAGLPLQIGGLLYNCAAVFCEGRLFGVVPKTYLPNYREFYELRQFTPGDYCPRKEIDLCGQSAVPFGTRLLFQVPRQPLLTFFVEICEDLWTPVPPSSIAAMAGATVLVNLSASNITVGKDEYRRQLVANQSGRCVSAYLYCAAGYGESTTDLAWDGHGMIYENGSCLAETERFSYASHLVAGDIDLDRIAQDRMRTNTFGQSLARYRETVKEFRTVSVPLDMPREANLPLSRTYERFPYVPSDPATRDARCHEVYEIQVQGLVKRLRSMKSDKVVIGISGGLDSTQALIVCARAMDVMGLPRGHILGYTMPGFATSERTLDQSRRLMKSVGCTAREADIRPSCMQMFKDIGHPFAEGKPVYDVTFENVQAGERSSHLFRLANAHNAPVIGTSDLSELALGWCTYGVGDHMAHYHLNASVPKTLIQFLIRYAVRTNQLGTEVSAVLADVLDTTISPELVPGQSEADPAQSTEAVVGPYELQDFHLYYLLRFGYLPSKVAFMAWSAWRDRSVGQWPDIPLALRHEYDIAGIKKWLRVFLLRFFQFSQYKRSAIPNGPKVGSGGSLSPRSDYRAPSDSEATVWLANVETIPGTAPKPARTR
- a CDS encoding DUF2889 domain-containing protein codes for the protein MPLSSAAPRKLMHHRTIECRGYLREDGLWDIEGQLTDTKTFDVVLPERGNVKPGEHFHDMWVRLTVDTDLLVHDAEAVTDFGPHNQCPHLPVDFGVLKGLTIKPGWVLKTRELLGGVKGCTHMVEMLGPMGTTAYQTIYPARVKRAEDPNRRPPLLNSCHTYAASSPMVLKRWPNFYTGPLQKSDVS
- a CDS encoding DUF1289 domain-containing protein encodes the protein MKAAPARVPSPCVQVCEMDETLGLCRGCRRTLKEIADWLEMPAKEQLATLQRAADRKRLLGDHSDISAA
- a CDS encoding hydroxymethylglutaryl-CoA lyase; this translates as MDLPKKVRLVDVGPRDGLQNEPGVVPTEAKVELIHRLANAGLPSVEATSFVSPKWVPQMADHSEVMRTIRRKPGVSYPVLVPNMKGLESALAAGVDEIAGFAAATESFSQRNTNCSIEESMERFAPVCKTALASGMKVRGYISVVLECPFEGSVNPKVVADIAKRLMDMGCYEVSLGDTTGMGTPGETKLLMETLARDIPPAQLGGHFHDTYGQALANILASMEVGVSTFDASIAGLGGCPYSPGATGNVATEDVVYMLNGMGIETGISMDRLLDAAQYICDVLKRQTASRAGRALLAKRKRALERAHA